Genomic segment of Oncorhynchus gorbuscha isolate QuinsamMale2020 ecotype Even-year unplaced genomic scaffold, OgorEven_v1.0 Un_scaffold_9714, whole genome shotgun sequence:
TACTGAAGACACTATTGAATGTGAACTTCACAACAAAGAAAATAATCGGTTAGCAAGTGGGAGGTTTGTCAGTGATTGAATGATATTTATTCATTGAGGGCATGGTAGCCACACCTGTAGAGCGCAATACGTGCttggtaagtctgaataccaactgaGAAGTGCAAAAGGCATTTCTCAGACTAAATCGCCCTTAGATAccaacccaagaagactcacagctgtaatcgctgccaaaatgtgattctaacatgtattgactcagagggTTGAATAATTCTCAATcaaggtttatatgggtgggtctaatcctggttggttaaaaccacattccagccATTGTCTATTCTACAAGTTACCAcaggctaaatctatgacattaaaaTGTCTATTTACTCTaagcaatccactgtctcatcagcccaaccAGGCAacttataaacttgatctccactataaaaagcatgtAGACATTtctctcacatttcttttagattAACAATTGGTTTTCAACAGGAGATTTGTAATAATCTTGCGTTtgcaaaaataataattaaaaatacAATTTTGAAATTGTATCTCCAGCTGTTAATGAACATGTCGGGACAAACAGGCAGCTtctctcagccagtcgaaatcatgactCAGCATCATTTTTATGTATCAAATGAAATGTCAACAGAACAACAGTAACTGCTCGTCATTCCAGCTTCAggttgggggaagagagagaaccagCCAGCGTTCCAGGAGAAATCATTAGCTCATTGTAATGGAGGTATCCCCGAAAgagtcactagaaaacagcttaaacccCAGCTACTGtgctgttattctggctacaCTGTTTGACATGACTGTTAGACAaatagcaagcaagggataagatcATTGCCAGCCATCATGGAACATTTAGAAAGAACgatgggtctcgtccatagatacagaacaacaaggacaacgactgggtctcgtccctAGACACAGAACAAAAGGacaacgactgggtctcgtccctAGATACAGAACAACGACTGGGGTCGCATCCccagatacagaacaacaaggacaacgactgggtcgcgtccctagatacagaacaaaaggaCAACGACTGGGTCAAAGCGTCccagatacagaacaacaaggacaacgactgggtcgcatccccagatacagaacaacaaggacaacgactgggtcgcgtccccagatacagaacaacaaggaCAACGACTGGGTCGGTCCCCAGATACAGAACAACGACAACGACTGGGTCACTGGTCccagatacagaacaacaaggacaacgactgggtcgcgtccccagatacagaacaacaaggacaacgactgggtcgcgtccccagatacagaacaacaaggacaacgactgggtcgcgtccccagatacagaacaacaaggacaacgactgggtcgcgtccccaGATACAGAACAAAAGGACAACTGGGTCGCGTCccagatacagaacaacaaggacaacgactgggtcgcgccccagatacagaacgactgggtcgcgtccccaGATACAGAAACAACAAGGACAACGACTGGCCGCGTCCATAGACACAGAACAAAAGGACAACGACTGGccgcgtctctggcaaccgaaccgatagaatgAACAACCAGCCGGCTTGGGGGAGTAACCccagatttgtgtcgggactatatctcgGAAGGATGAAACTGTATGGAAAGTAAATTCATTAAATTAATGTTTGAAAATATGTTAATAAAccgtataaaagtgataatgccctggGAGCTGGTGTTCACCTGAGCCTAACACTCGCGCCAATATAACCTCCAAACATCAGCTTCATCACTTGAATATTACAGCTTCAGTTATTACTTAAGAAGAAGAAAAGATCCCATTTCCAAGGTGAATAACGATATATTGTAGATAGGACAATAGTGCATAATGTTCAAAATGGCTCAATCACTGAGATTTCCAGTGTGGTTAAACCTTACTACAGCAGTGGTCTCTTGATCTCATGATCAAAAGGAGACTAGAAATTGTTAAAAATCAGTCAAGTCAGGAAATTCATTCAAATTAGATTAACATATTGAGAATCGATCGCTTGTAATTTTCCATAGGGAATTCCCAATTTTAGACTCTAAAGTGGAACGGAACCCTAATGCAATAGGATAAACTGTACGTATGGAGACGATTGGAGATTCTCCAGTTCAGAAGTAGAGACGGTCAGAGATGGCGGCCGGTAGGTGTGTCATCACCTGCATCCTGATCCACCAGTGAGGCTCCATGGGGTTATAGCGCGTGAACGGGCGGCGTGAAGTGATGGCGTCGGTGATGTCATCTAGGACGGGCTGGACATCTTTCTGTCCGCTGCTACAGTATGACCTCATCAGAGCCATGTGCTTGTCGAAGTGGGCGTGGCCATAGTCCTCCTGGACACCAGGGGGCGCCTCGCGCCACAGTTTATCAGCCGTGGTCGCCACAATGTCCCGGGTCAGGATGCCCGTTGCCACAATGAAGTTCCCCGGCTCGATGACGGAGACCTTGACCCCCCAGGCCTTCATCTCGTAACGTAGACAGTCGGAGAACGCTTCCACGCCATATTTAGATACGCAGTATGGAGAACGCAGGGCATTGCCCATCCGCCCATACATACTGGCCAGGTTGACCACACGACCTGCAACACAGTGGCATTAGGTTATTACGTAGATCAATACCTATTGAACAACACAGTGGCATTAGGTTATTACGTAGATCAATACCTATTGAACAACAGTGGCATTAGGTTATTACGTAGATCAATACCTATTGAACAACACAGTGGCATTAGGTGATTACGTAGATCAATACCTATTGAACAACACAGTGGCATTAGGTGATTACGTAGATCAATACCTATTGAACAACAGTGGCATTAGG
This window contains:
- the LOC124030180 gene encoding D-beta-hydroxybutyrate dehydrogenase, mitochondrial-like, whose translation is MYGRMGNALRSPYCVSKYGVEAFSDCLRYEMKAWGVKVSVIEPGNFIVATGILTRDIVATTADKLWREAPPGVQEDYGHAHFDKHMALMRSYCSSGQKDVQPVLDDITDAITSRRPFTRYNPMEPHWWIRMQVMTHLPAAISDRLYF